GACAGCTGTTAATTCCAGCACACTGATGGATGGGTGCATGGGTGGCGGGAATTTCCTGAGTCGATGTAGTTCGCTGATGGAACGGATGCGGACAGGTGATGTGTTTTTCATCATTTAAAGCTACGTAGTTTAACGGCTTTTAAATTTGTTACAGGCAGAAAGGTGCATGTATTTTTGTAAACCTATCAATGGCCTTTCAACTTGCCTAACGCCATCCCAAAATCGCTCTGTACCCAATGCTCTGCATACTTTCCATCTTCTATCCTGATAATTTCAATTGCTTCAAAGGTAATCGGCTCACCTGTTGCTGCGATCCCAAATAAATTCCCGCTATGGGTACCGCTGATCAACTTATGTGTAACTACCAGGTCATTTTCTGCAATCTGCCGTAATTTAGTCACTTTAATGTTTGATAACCCCGTATGCAATGCATGCAAAAAGTGATGAAAGCTGTCTTTCCCATTTGGCGTGCCCGGTTCGGCTGCATGGTTAATCACCTGGTCGGATACGAGTTCATCCATCGCAACGGTGTTATTTTGTTCAATACAGACAGTGTCAAAATGCGAGATGAGGGCCTTGTTTTTTTCTACATTCATGATTATGAAATTTGATAACAAAGGTCAGGTTCTGATAGTAGATGGAGGTAACCGGATGTAAGGAGATTGTAACCGGATGTATGAATGTAATAAAAATTAAAAGAGGATGTATCTAAATTAGATACACCCTCTTTTAATTCGGATACCTGATGGAGCCAGATTCTTTTTTATGCGTTTCTCAGGAGTTTCATTTATTAATGAGTTCCTCTTTTTTACAATAACTTTTTATTAGAAACCACCGAAGCTAATTCCCACTGTATATGCCTTTACAGCATAAGTATTATTGGATTTGAATATATCGTTCAGCGCATAAGTACCAAATATGGCATAGTTGCCCCAACCAATCCTCGCTGTACCTGCAAACCGGATGGTGTTAAACCAGTACTTGCTGCTTTCCACTTCTGTAACGTTGTGGCCTGTCTGGTTATTGACTAAACGTGTATGTGCATTCAGGAGATAACCTGTTTTTACACCCACACCCACTTTGAAACCTTTGTTGAGATCGTCCTTGCGTTGATGGAAACGCAGTTCCAACGGAATTTCAAGGTAAGTAGTCGCCATCTTGGAATGCTTGTAATTATCTGATGCTGTTCTGGATGGTGATGTCGTATTGGTGATATCAATCTTTTCTTTACTAAAGTAGTAATGATCAGAACCTACTCCTAAACCGGCACCGAGACTGAATTTACTTTCGCTCAAAGGAATATCATACATGAGCGCGACATTGAGGGTTCTGTTAAAGCCCATATGAAGGGAAGAGGCACCGGTACCGTTCATATTCACATAACCAGCCTGGATTACCAGGTAATCTGTTGATTTCGCAACAGCACTCTTCAGTGTGCTTT
This Chitinophaga sancti DNA region includes the following protein-coding sequences:
- a CDS encoding ester cyclase, with amino-acid sequence MNVEKNKALISHFDTVCIEQNNTVAMDELVSDQVINHAAEPGTPNGKDSFHHFLHALHTGLSNIKVTKLRQIAENDLVVTHKLISGTHSGNLFGIAATGEPITFEAIEIIRIEDGKYAEHWVQSDFGMALGKLKGH
- a CDS encoding porin family protein, which gives rise to MKKIILAFGLLSISYTTFAQSTLKSAVAKSTDYLVIQAGYVNMNGTGASSLHMGFNRTLNVALMYDIPLSESKFSLGAGLGVGSDHYYFSKEKIDITNTTSPSRTASDNYKHSKMATTYLEIPLELRFHQRKDDLNKGFKVGVGVKTGYLLNAHTRLVNNQTGHNVTEVESSKYWFNTIRFAGTARIGWGNYAIFGTYALNDIFKSNNTYAVKAYTVGISFGGF